A single region of the Streptomyces sp. NBC_00236 genome encodes:
- a CDS encoding GlxA family transcriptional regulator produces MATSVAITVDVLDTANRLALRSGRADQFDVQPWVANGYGDATDPVDLVVVPGLGMRNTQEVRSRLAAPDARAAARYLKEAAAAGSEIAASCAGVFLLAEAGILDQRRATTTWWLAPLFASRYPAVRLTPADLVVTDGPVTTAGAALAHLDLMLTLVGRHAGEALARECARYLAVDRRQSQSPYVMPETIEGAASDVAIARSWALQHLDTSIGVRDLAAAAHLSPRTFTRRISEATGMSPARFLRRLRVERAVELLHNTDLAVTGVAHAVGYSDPTALRRAMSQELGMSPRTVRGQRTRAH; encoded by the coding sequence ATGGCCACCTCCGTGGCCATCACGGTTGATGTCCTCGACACCGCGAACCGGCTGGCCCTCCGATCGGGACGGGCCGATCAGTTCGACGTCCAGCCCTGGGTCGCTAACGGCTATGGAGACGCCACGGATCCGGTGGATCTCGTGGTCGTCCCTGGCCTCGGGATGAGAAACACCCAAGAGGTTCGGAGCCGACTCGCAGCGCCCGATGCCAGAGCGGCGGCGCGCTACTTGAAGGAAGCCGCCGCAGCAGGTAGCGAGATCGCAGCCTCGTGCGCCGGAGTGTTCCTCCTCGCCGAAGCCGGCATCCTCGATCAGCGACGTGCGACTACTACCTGGTGGCTGGCTCCGCTGTTCGCCAGCAGGTACCCCGCAGTTCGGTTGACACCTGCTGATCTCGTCGTCACCGACGGCCCGGTGACAACCGCAGGGGCAGCCTTGGCGCACCTGGACCTGATGCTGACGCTCGTAGGGCGTCACGCTGGGGAGGCGCTCGCCCGGGAGTGCGCCAGGTACCTCGCGGTTGACCGTCGTCAGTCGCAGTCTCCTTACGTGATGCCCGAGACGATCGAGGGCGCCGCCAGCGATGTCGCAATCGCGCGGTCATGGGCGCTCCAGCACCTCGACACAAGCATAGGAGTGAGGGACTTGGCCGCCGCCGCACACCTCAGTCCGCGCACCTTCACCCGCAGAATCAGCGAAGCCACAGGTATGTCACCTGCTCGATTCCTACGACGCCTGCGTGTCGAGCGAGCTGTCGAGCTTCTACACAACACCGACCTCGCTGTCACCGGAGTCGCCCATGCCGTCGGGTACAGCGACCCGACGGCACTTCGACGGGCCATGAGCCAAGAACTCGGCATGAGCCCCCGGACAGTCCGCGGACAGCGCACCCGCGCGCACTGA
- a CDS encoding FGGY family carbohydrate kinase — translation MGIVAGLDSSSAFTHIVVCDTDTGAVLRQGYAAHPVDAKATEVDPQAWLLSLGEAAAGGLLEGVQAIGVSAQQHGLVPLDHQGNLVRPALLGNDRRAQVAAADLIDGLGGRQAWAEAVGAVPQAAQPVSKLRWLARTEPDLAQRVAAVLQPHDWLVWQLLGRPARRTTDRGAASGTGYWSAGSESYRPDLVELALGHQAALPEVLGPSDAAGTTPEGLLISAGTGETMAAAFGLGVAVGDAVVSLGASGSVMAVHHEALADPTGMITSFADATGMHLPVVHTSNAVRALRGTAEMLGLDGLEELSALALKSTPGASGLVLLPYLEGERTPDLPHTAGTLSGLRRESMKPEHLARAAFEGMLCSLADALDVLRGRGVEVRRVFLLGAAAELPAVQGLAPALLGTQVVVPQPAQYAALGAARQAAWALGVSQGTLDGRTPPAWQGAAAQVLEPGEELPVGQAVRQQYVATRDQIHPGAFDAVR, via the coding sequence ATGGGCATAGTCGCCGGCTTGGACAGTTCATCCGCCTTCACGCACATCGTGGTCTGCGATACGGACACGGGTGCCGTACTGCGTCAGGGATACGCCGCACATCCCGTCGACGCCAAGGCCACCGAGGTCGACCCTCAGGCGTGGCTGCTCTCCCTCGGTGAGGCCGCCGCCGGCGGCCTGCTCGAAGGGGTGCAGGCCATCGGGGTGTCGGCGCAGCAGCACGGGCTCGTGCCGTTGGACCACCAGGGCAATCTCGTACGCCCGGCGCTGCTCGGCAACGACCGCCGGGCGCAGGTCGCCGCGGCCGATCTGATCGACGGGCTGGGCGGGCGGCAGGCCTGGGCCGAGGCGGTCGGGGCGGTGCCGCAGGCGGCGCAGCCCGTGTCGAAGCTGCGGTGGCTGGCGCGGACCGAGCCGGACCTGGCGCAGCGGGTGGCCGCCGTGCTCCAGCCGCACGACTGGCTGGTGTGGCAGCTGCTGGGCCGGCCGGCCCGGCGGACCACCGACCGGGGGGCCGCGTCGGGTACGGGCTACTGGTCGGCGGGCAGCGAGTCGTACCGGCCGGATCTGGTGGAGCTCGCGCTGGGGCACCAGGCGGCGCTGCCGGAGGTGCTCGGTCCGTCCGACGCGGCGGGGACGACGCCCGAGGGGCTGCTGATCTCGGCGGGTACGGGCGAGACGATGGCGGCGGCGTTCGGGCTCGGGGTGGCGGTCGGTGACGCGGTGGTGTCGCTGGGGGCGTCGGGTTCCGTGATGGCGGTGCACCACGAGGCGCTGGCGGACCCGACCGGAATGATCACGTCCTTCGCCGATGCCACCGGGATGCATCTGCCGGTGGTCCACACGTCGAACGCGGTACGCGCGCTGCGCGGCACGGCCGAGATGCTGGGGCTGGACGGGCTGGAGGAGCTGTCGGCGCTGGCGCTGAAGTCGACGCCGGGCGCCTCGGGGCTCGTACTCCTGCCGTATCTGGAGGGTGAGCGCACCCCGGATCTGCCGCACACCGCCGGGACGCTGAGCGGACTGCGGCGTGAGTCGATGAAGCCGGAGCATCTGGCGCGGGCCGCGTTCGAGGGCATGCTCTGCTCGCTGGCCGACGCGCTGGACGTGCTGCGCGGCCGCGGGGTGGAGGTGCGGCGGGTGTTCCTGCTGGGCGCCGCCGCCGAGCTGCCGGCCGTACAGGGGCTCGCGCCCGCGCTCCTGGGCACCCAGGTGGTCGTGCCGCAGCCCGCGCAGTACGCGGCGCTGGGGGCGGCCCGGCAGGCGGCCTGGGCCCTGGGCGTCTCGCAGGGGACGCTGGACGGGCGCACGCCCCCGGCCTGGCAGGGCGCGGCGGCGCAGGTGCTGGAGCCCGGCGAGGAGCTTCCGGTCGGACAGGCGGTGCGCCAGCAGTACGTGGCGACGCGGGACCAGATCCACCCGGGGGCGTTCGACGCCGTGCGTTGA
- a CDS encoding YtxH domain-containing protein yields MRYRLTFIAGVALGYVLGTRAGRERYEQLKKSARQFAQNPAVRNTCETAAQSGRQFAGKAYHAVEEKVGDKVPASVADRVRSLRGRGANGEDDWGTTNT; encoded by the coding sequence ATGCGGTACCGGCTCACGTTCATCGCCGGAGTGGCCCTCGGTTACGTACTCGGCACGCGTGCCGGGCGCGAGCGTTACGAGCAGCTGAAGAAGTCCGCACGCCAGTTCGCCCAGAACCCGGCCGTGCGCAACACCTGCGAGACGGCGGCCCAGAGCGGCCGCCAGTTCGCGGGGAAGGCGTACCACGCGGTCGAGGAGAAGGTCGGCGACAAGGTGCCGGCGTCGGTGGCGGACCGCGTGCGGTCGCTGCGCGGGCGCGGGGCGAACGGTGAGGACGACTGGGGAACGACGAACACCTGA
- a CDS encoding ABC transporter ATP-binding protein, with the protein MLIKLLRAYLGPYKKPIALLVVFQLLQTCATLYLPTLNADIIDNGVVQGDTGYIVQYGGVMIVVSIAQVVCNIGAVYIGARTASALGRDVRASVFDRVQSFSARELGRFGAPSLITRTTNDVQQVQMLALMTFTLMVSAPIMCVGGIIMALGQDVPLSAVLLAVVPVLGIAVSLIVRKMRPLFRTMQERLDTVNRVLREQITGNRVIRAFVRDDYEEERFRGANTELTDVALSTGRLMALMFPTVMTVVNVSSIAVVWFGAHRIDSGGMEIGALTAFLSYLMQIVMSVMMATFMFMMVPRAEVCAERIQEVLETDSSVVPPVNPVRELTVHGHLEVRGADFRYPGAEEPVLRSVDLVARAGETTAIIGSTGSGKSTLLGLVPRLFDVTDGQVLVDGTDVRTLDPVLLAKTVSLVPQKPYLFSGTVATNLRYGNPDATDEELWHALEIAQAKEFVEALEHGLDAPIAQGGTNVSGGQRQRLSIARTLVQRPEIYLFDDSFSALDYATDAALRAALLRETRGATVVIVAQRVSTIRDADRILVLDEGRVVGSGSHHELMEGNETYREIVLSQLTEAEAA; encoded by the coding sequence GTGCTCATAAAACTCCTGCGGGCCTATCTCGGCCCGTACAAGAAACCGATCGCGCTGCTGGTCGTCTTCCAGCTGCTGCAGACCTGCGCCACTCTCTATCTGCCCACCCTGAACGCGGACATCATCGACAACGGTGTCGTCCAGGGCGACACGGGCTACATCGTCCAGTACGGCGGCGTCATGATCGTCGTCAGCATCGCCCAGGTGGTCTGCAACATCGGGGCCGTCTACATCGGCGCCCGCACCGCGTCCGCCCTGGGCCGCGACGTACGGGCCTCGGTCTTCGACCGGGTGCAGTCGTTCTCCGCGCGCGAGCTCGGCCGGTTCGGCGCTCCCTCGCTGATCACCCGTACGACCAATGACGTGCAGCAGGTCCAGATGCTGGCCCTGATGACGTTCACGCTGATGGTGTCGGCGCCGATCATGTGTGTCGGCGGCATCATCATGGCGCTCGGCCAGGACGTCCCGCTGTCCGCGGTGCTGCTCGCGGTGGTGCCCGTCCTCGGCATCGCGGTGAGCCTGATCGTACGGAAGATGCGTCCGCTGTTCCGGACGATGCAGGAGCGGCTCGACACGGTGAACCGGGTGCTGCGCGAGCAGATCACCGGCAACCGGGTCATCCGCGCCTTCGTGCGCGACGACTACGAGGAGGAGCGCTTCCGGGGCGCCAACACCGAGCTCACCGACGTGGCACTGTCCACGGGCCGGCTGATGGCGCTGATGTTCCCGACCGTGATGACGGTCGTGAACGTGTCGTCGATCGCCGTCGTCTGGTTCGGTGCGCACCGGATCGACAGCGGCGGGATGGAGATCGGCGCGCTGACCGCGTTCCTCTCCTATCTGATGCAGATCGTCATGTCGGTGATGATGGCCACCTTCATGTTCATGATGGTGCCGCGCGCCGAGGTGTGCGCCGAGCGCATCCAGGAGGTCCTGGAGACGGACTCCTCCGTGGTGCCGCCGGTGAACCCGGTGCGGGAGCTCACGGTCCACGGGCATCTGGAGGTACGCGGTGCGGACTTCCGCTACCCCGGCGCCGAGGAGCCGGTGCTGCGCTCGGTGGACCTGGTGGCGCGGGCCGGCGAGACGACCGCGATCATCGGGTCGACGGGCAGCGGGAAGTCGACGCTGCTCGGTCTCGTACCGCGGCTGTTCGATGTGACGGACGGCCAGGTGCTGGTCGACGGGACGGACGTGCGGACGCTGGATCCGGTTCTGCTGGCGAAGACCGTGAGCCTGGTCCCGCAGAAGCCGTACCTGTTCTCCGGGACGGTCGCGACGAATCTGCGGTACGGGAATCCGGACGCGACCGACGAGGAGCTGTGGCACGCGCTGGAGATCGCGCAGGCCAAGGAGTTCGTCGAGGCGCTGGAGCACGGGCTCGACGCACCGATCGCACAGGGCGGCACCAATGTCTCCGGCGGGCAGCGACAGCGGCTCTCGATCGCCCGGACGCTGGTGCAGCGGCCGGAGATCTACCTCTTCGACGACTCCTTCTCCGCTCTGGACTACGCCACGGACGCGGCGCTGCGTGCGGCGCTGCTGCGGGAGACCCGGGGAGCGACGGTGGTGATCGTCGCGCAGCGGGTGTCCACCATCCGCGACGCCGACCGGATCCTGGTGCTGGACGAGGGCCGCGTCGTCGGTTCCGGCAGCCACCACGAGCTGATGGAAGGCAATGAGACATACCGGGAGATCGTTCT
- a CDS encoding TIGR03086 family metal-binding protein, translated as MELIRAASAEFERVVRQLPADSSEQPTPSGISVRELIEHVVVGNRFTALLLAGVGRDEARAMLAAKQVGDDPVADVSESAQRQAQAFFATSPEQQVAGPNGNVPVAAYLRFRLVDLVVHAWDLLRAARLDETLDPQTVVGVLNTVEPHLDEMLAFGAYGAGPSGTLPADASPQIRLLDSFGRRP; from the coding sequence ATGGAGTTGATCAGGGCAGCTTCGGCAGAGTTCGAACGAGTTGTGCGCCAATTGCCCGCGGACTCGTCGGAGCAACCGACGCCGTCGGGAATCTCGGTACGCGAATTGATTGAGCACGTGGTGGTGGGGAACCGCTTCACCGCACTTCTGCTGGCAGGCGTTGGTCGCGACGAGGCCCGCGCCATGCTCGCAGCCAAGCAGGTCGGCGATGACCCAGTCGCTGACGTGAGTGAGTCCGCACAGCGCCAAGCACAGGCATTCTTCGCGACATCGCCCGAGCAACAGGTCGCGGGCCCGAACGGAAATGTTCCCGTCGCTGCCTACTTGCGATTCCGTCTCGTCGACCTGGTAGTCCACGCGTGGGACCTCCTGCGTGCTGCGCGTCTCGACGAGACCCTAGATCCGCAGACTGTTGTCGGCGTACTGAACACGGTCGAGCCGCACCTGGACGAAATGCTTGCCTTCGGAGCGTATGGCGCCGGTCCGAGCGGAACGCTGCCTGCTGACGCGTCACCACAGATCCGGCTGCTCGACTCGTTCGGGCGACGACCATAG